The Trichomycterus rosablanca isolate fTriRos1 chromosome 15, fTriRos1.hap1, whole genome shotgun sequence genome contains a region encoding:
- the tekt4 gene encoding tektin-4 — translation MSSQLVSPLQHDDGTGTQTRYSGSITGVGTAGYRSAKYTPADWFHNNQSVLTRTASDRTAAQRIHRDSTALRAETEATMSRQQSHGTRLLGERLVDIHSQKSELERHLARLHAETELLCAAKRRLEKALNATEVPFMISTDNLSCRERRFGPDLVQDRVEEELVKELDLIRNVQALLKETLDQTVQQIRLNREAQQVLELDWSDKHEAYGLDDRCGRYRNTSTDTRHHAASATAQQQSCDPDGWASHTRGNLSRAEREEDASAALFRLCERVLRETAEDLRAQSNSVDEAFIQRCHGVQHTKRELELQLTQVLEQISVQERNVAALQQSVHDKEAPLRVVQSRLHQRDQRPNMELCRDPVQISLLDEADQLSSCVGALQEQLDEARASLVRLEESRTLLERNIECKTHSLLIDRHKCMKQRTHYPGQESLSGY, via the exons ATGTCCTCTCAGCTCGTTTCTCCGCTCCAGCACGATGACGGAACCGGGACCCAGACCCGTTACTCGGGAAGTATCACCGGCGTCGGTACGGCCGGTTACCGATCTGCTAAATACACCCCCGCGGACTGGTTCCATAACAACCAGTCCGTGCTGACCCGAACCGCGTCCGACCGAACCGCCGCCCAGCGCATCCACCGCGACTCCACCGCGCTCCGGGCCGAGACCGAGGCCACCATGTCCCGCCAGCAGAGCCACGGAACCCGGCTGCTGGGGGAGCGCCTGGTGGACATCCACTCCCAGAAGTCTGAGCTGGAGCGGCACCTGGCGCGGCTGCACGCCGAGACCGAGCTGCTGTGTGCGGCCAAGCGGCGGCTGGAGAAGGCGCTGAACGCTACGGAGGTCCCGTTCATGATCAGCACCGATAATCTGAGCTGCAGGGAGAGACGGTTCGGTCCCGATCTGGTTCAGGATCGAGTGGAGGAGGAACTGGTCAAG GAACTGGACCTGATCAGGAACGTCCAGGCTCTGCTGAAGGAAACTCTGGATCAGACCGTCCAACAAATCAG GTTGAACCGGGAGGCTCAGCAGGTTCTGGAACTGGACTGGTCCGACAAGCACGAGGCCTACGGTCTGGACGATCGGTGCGGACGCTACCGCAACACCAGCACGGACACGCGGCATCACGCTGCCTCGGCTACGGCACAACAACA GAGCTGTGACCCGGACGGGTGGGCGAGCCACACCCGGGGTAACCTGTCCCGGGCCGAGCGTGAGGAGGACGCCAGCGCGGCGCTTTTCCGGCTGTGTGAGCGGGTCCTGAGGGAGACCGCCGAGGACCTACGGGCACAGAGCAACAGCGTGGACGAGGCGTTTATACAGCGCTGCCACGGGGTCCAGCACACCAAGAGAGAACTGGAACTACAGctcacacag gtgctgGAACAGATCAGTGTACAGGAGAGGAACGTCGCCGCCCTGCAGCAGTCGGTTCATGATAAAGAAGCTCCGCTGCGAGTGGTTCAGTCCAGGCTGCACCAGCGAGACCAGAGACCCAACATGGAGCTGTGCAGGGACCCGGTCCagatcag tctcCTGGACGAGGCGGATCAGCTCTCCAGCTGTGTCGGGGCTCTGCAGGAACAGCTGGATGAAGCTCGAGCGTCCCTGGTCCGGCTGGAGGAGAGCAGGACGCTGCTGGAGAGGAACATCGAGtgtaaaacacactcacttctcATCGACCGCCACAAGTGCATGAAGCAGCGCACACACTACCCTGGTCAGGAGAGCCTGTCCGGGTactga
- the LOC134328485 gene encoding lipopolysaccharide-induced tumor necrosis factor-alpha factor homolog, with protein sequence MDQFSPPPAYPGSSNLLPGVAYSPQGGVNYLYPTQPQMNTTFVNNISMVQPQPQPAMVIQPQPTIVVQPQPVMVQPTVLYTSPSEVSTRMKCTYCQQDIVTMTESVNSTTTWVVCALLFFFLIWPFCLIPFCVKSCKDVKHTCPLCRNVVHIYRRS encoded by the exons atggatcagttttctCCTCCTCCGGCGTACCCCGGCTCATCGAACCTCCTGCCGGGCGTGGCTTACTCACCACAGGGAGGAG TGAATTATTTGTACCCGACTCAACCCCAGATGAACACGACGTTCGTCAACAACATATCGATGGTCCAGCCCCAGCCCCAGCCTGCCATGGTGATCCAGCCGCAGCCCACCATAGTGGTCCAGCCCCAGCCTGTAATGGTGCAACCTACGG TGTTGTACACGTCCCCGTCTGAGGTGTCCACCCGGATGAAGTGCACTTACTGCCAGCAGGATATCGTCACGATGACGGAGTCGGTGAACAGCACCACGACCTGGGTCGTCTGCGCCCTGCTGTTCTTCTTCCT CATCTGGCCGTTCTGCCTGATCCCGTTCTGCGTGAAGTCGTGCAAGGACGTGAAACACACCTGCCCCCTCTGCAGGAACGTCGTCCACATTTACCGCCGCTCCTGA